From a region of the Acinetobacter calcoaceticus genome:
- the elsL gene encoding cell wall-recycling L,D-carboxypeptidase ElsL, translated as MSQFKLEDADVLIDLANQTLTLPKHNKFYVISTGKNGIGEQENTGRTPRGWHRVAKKIGAESPRNAVFIARKPTGEVYSTELAAQYPERDWILSRILWLDGLETGFNKGEGYDTMQRYIYIHGTPDTQPMGVPMSHGCIRMRNEEIIELFDLVAEDALVYLSEQSLT; from the coding sequence ATGTCTCAATTTAAACTCGAAGATGCAGATGTTCTCATCGATTTAGCAAATCAAACATTAACTTTGCCTAAACATAATAAGTTTTATGTTATCTCTACAGGAAAGAATGGAATCGGTGAGCAGGAAAACACGGGTAGAACACCACGTGGGTGGCATAGAGTGGCAAAGAAAATTGGTGCAGAGTCTCCCCGAAATGCAGTTTTTATCGCGCGTAAGCCAACAGGGGAGGTTTATAGCACTGAGTTAGCTGCGCAATATCCTGAGCGAGACTGGATACTTTCTCGTATTCTCTGGTTAGATGGTCTAGAGACTGGGTTTAATAAAGGGGAAGGCTACGACACTATGCAACGTTATATCTACATTCATGGAACTCCAGACACGCAGCCAATGGGGGTGCCAATGTCACATGGGTGTATTCGAATGCGTAATGAAGAAATCATTGAGCTATTTGATTTAGTGGCTGAAGATGCATTAGTTTATTTGTCTGAACAATCTTTAACCTGA
- a CDS encoding YbaN family protein, whose protein sequence is MRTLFWRTLVVIFITLGIIGAILPGMPTTVFLILAAWAASKGWPQMDNWLLNHPKYGPTLRNWRANGTVPRKAKWIASIMMAISGIIMLFTSAPLFVKAFTDITMFIVAVWLWLRPEPK, encoded by the coding sequence ATGCGAACATTGTTCTGGCGCACTTTAGTCGTGATTTTTATCACGCTAGGCATTATTGGAGCAATTTTACCAGGTATGCCGACCACAGTGTTTTTGATTCTGGCTGCTTGGGCTGCTTCAAAAGGCTGGCCACAAATGGATAATTGGTTGTTAAATCACCCTAAATATGGACCAACATTACGTAATTGGCGAGCCAATGGCACAGTACCTCGTAAAGCGAAGTGGATTGCAAGCATAATGATGGCAATTAGCGGAATTATAATGCTATTTACTTCAGCGCCACTTTTTGTCAAGGCTTTTACTGATATTACTATGTTCATCGTTGCAGTTTGGTTATGGCTACGCCCTGAGCCAAAATAA
- a CDS encoding PepSY domain-containing protein: MFKKILFQIHWFLGITAGLILSIMGVTGAIYSYDQQILKWVNSDSYVVQAENTPKLTPAQLYQYFNTTQPEIKINSITIAKDPTASSTVNIEKEGERRGYNMMVNPYNAQVLPDIKGRQLLLLIQKIHRNLTAGEVGKQITGACALMLIYFVLSGLYLRWPKKHSARQWLAVKPKLKGRNFIWDLHAVVGTWVIVFYLLFACTGLYWSYDWWRNGMFKVMGVEQPKPQSHGAPPQNRGMQQNKRADRNTDTKSGPQLDNTQLITALNQTWSGFNSQIGRDYSTLTLSLPKKDDGKIELSFLDAKPSHERARNQAIYNYKNGNIEKIELYEDKKLNQKIMSSMLPVHRGSFFGPIYQFFAMLASLAMPLFFVTGLMLYLKRRKQKKLTQAARQTLAGQYIDPNAKPWLITYATQTGVAEQLAWSTATSLQEAHQPVQVKPVQQLTQSDLEQHEQVLFVISTYGTGDAPDLATGFAKKLLKVNLNLKHMNYAVLALGSKEYPDTYCSFGHAVDAWLKTNGAHALFNTVEVDNAHLSDIQNWNQALAKATKLDLHAVNLEKVFDTWILQQRNLLNPSSLGQPAYNIELNAKHEAIWQAGDIAEIQPGNSLERIHDFLQKHHILKNSQVDSLQISIEKALWNKDLTGEIEPFANLDHLLEQLPTLPTREYSIASIPSQQVLRLVVRQQYDESGNLGLGSGWLTQHTQINDEIALRIRTNESFHLIDDNRPIICIGNGTGIAGLMSLLHTRTRHDYTENWLIFGERQKACDFFYASTIEAWQTTGMLKHLDLAFSRDQEQRMYVQDIIRQNAAELVNWIQRGAVLYVCGSIDGMASGVDQALVEILGDEQLDELRQQGRYRRDVY; this comes from the coding sequence AATTCTGATAGTTATGTTGTTCAAGCTGAAAACACACCAAAATTAACCCCTGCTCAGCTATATCAATATTTCAATACAACTCAGCCTGAAATTAAAATTAATAGCATTACGATTGCCAAGGACCCAACTGCTTCTTCTACTGTCAACATTGAAAAAGAAGGAGAACGCCGAGGCTACAATATGATGGTTAACCCTTATAACGCTCAGGTTCTGCCCGATATTAAAGGTCGACAACTGTTGTTACTCATACAAAAAATTCACCGTAATTTAACCGCAGGCGAAGTTGGCAAGCAAATTACTGGTGCTTGTGCCTTAATGCTCATTTATTTTGTCTTGAGTGGATTATATTTACGCTGGCCTAAAAAGCATTCTGCCCGTCAATGGCTCGCGGTTAAACCAAAACTGAAAGGCCGAAATTTTATTTGGGATCTACATGCTGTTGTTGGGACATGGGTAATTGTTTTTTATCTTCTTTTTGCATGTACAGGTCTATATTGGTCTTATGACTGGTGGCGTAATGGCATGTTCAAAGTGATGGGCGTTGAACAACCTAAACCTCAAAGTCATGGCGCTCCCCCTCAAAATCGAGGAATGCAACAAAACAAACGAGCTGACCGTAATACTGATACAAAATCAGGACCTCAATTAGATAATACTCAGCTCATTACAGCACTTAATCAAACATGGAGTGGATTCAATAGTCAGATCGGACGTGACTATTCGACGCTAACATTGAGCCTACCTAAAAAAGATGATGGAAAAATTGAATTAAGCTTTCTCGATGCTAAACCATCACATGAACGTGCACGCAACCAAGCAATCTATAACTATAAAAATGGCAATATCGAAAAGATTGAACTTTATGAAGATAAAAAGCTTAACCAAAAGATCATGAGTAGCATGTTACCCGTGCATCGAGGTAGCTTCTTTGGACCAATTTATCAATTTTTTGCAATGCTTGCTTCATTGGCAATGCCTTTATTCTTTGTTACAGGGTTGATGCTTTATCTTAAACGCCGCAAACAGAAAAAATTAACACAGGCTGCTCGTCAGACTTTAGCAGGACAATACATTGATCCAAATGCAAAGCCTTGGCTTATTACCTACGCAACTCAAACTGGTGTAGCTGAACAACTCGCTTGGAGTACAGCAACAAGTTTACAAGAAGCTCATCAGCCAGTTCAAGTTAAACCTGTACAGCAGCTAACACAATCTGATTTAGAGCAGCATGAGCAGGTTCTATTTGTGATCAGTACTTACGGTACTGGTGATGCTCCTGATCTTGCTACAGGTTTTGCTAAAAAGCTTTTAAAAGTGAATCTGAACCTTAAACATATGAACTATGCTGTTTTGGCATTAGGCTCTAAAGAATATCCTGATACTTATTGTAGTTTTGGTCATGCAGTAGATGCTTGGCTTAAAACGAATGGTGCTCATGCCCTCTTTAATACAGTTGAAGTTGATAATGCACACCTATCGGATATTCAAAACTGGAATCAAGCACTTGCGAAAGCAACTAAATTAGATTTGCATGCTGTAAATTTAGAAAAAGTTTTTGATACCTGGATATTACAACAACGCAACTTACTCAACCCGAGTAGCTTAGGTCAACCTGCTTATAATATTGAGCTTAATGCAAAGCACGAAGCGATATGGCAAGCGGGTGATATTGCCGAAATTCAACCTGGTAATAGCCTTGAACGTATTCACGATTTTTTACAGAAGCACCATATTCTTAAAAATTCACAAGTTGATTCATTACAGATTTCAATTGAGAAAGCACTTTGGAATAAAGATTTAACTGGTGAAATTGAACCATTTGCTAATCTAGATCATTTATTGGAACAGCTCCCTACGCTACCAACACGCGAATATTCAATTGCCAGCATCCCTTCCCAGCAAGTGCTTCGTTTAGTTGTTCGTCAACAATATGATGAGTCTGGAAATTTAGGGTTAGGTTCTGGGTGGCTGACTCAACATACGCAAATTAATGATGAGATTGCTTTGCGCATTCGTACCAATGAATCATTCCATCTTATTGATGACAACCGCCCTATTATTTGTATTGGTAACGGTACTGGTATTGCAGGTTTAATGAGCCTATTACATACACGTACTCGTCATGACTACACCGAGAACTGGTTAATCTTTGGAGAACGTCAAAAAGCATGTGATTTCTTCTATGCATCAACTATTGAAGCATGGCAAACAACAGGAATGTTAAAACATCTAGATTTAGCATTCTCCAGAGATCAAGAACAACGCATGTATGTTCAAGATATAATCCGTCAGAATGCAGCAGAATTAGTAAACTGGATACAACGTGGCGCTGTTCTCTATGTCTGCGGAAGTATTGATGGCATGGCAAGCGGAGTCGACCAAGCACTTGTTGAAATTCTAGGTGATGAACAGCTAGATGAATTAAGACAACAAGGTCGTTATCGTCGTGATGTTTATTAA
- a CDS encoding YdcF family protein produces MQVSKWIRIFLAIIGTILFLDGLILICLNKINVGTIIPLILGAFFCLYSLFYYHLERFFFYHYRLHTLWRFGWLCLWIWLISLGYFFDFIKKNKETSQNLPPVKAIIVLGSGVENGQPSKTLAKRLDTAAPIALKQLQAKVVVTGGLDFSEKESEALVMSRYLEQHYHLAKERMILGDKSTSTELNLKNSKPLLAQHHITLDQPIAIVTSDFHTPRAAAIAKKQGYTQVYTVAAETPLATRYNSWLREYFAFASGWFLKEY; encoded by the coding sequence ATGCAAGTCAGTAAGTGGATCCGTATTTTCCTAGCAATCATTGGTACGATTTTATTTCTGGATGGATTAATTTTAATTTGTCTCAATAAAATTAATGTCGGCACAATTATCCCTTTAATTTTAGGTGCTTTCTTCTGCCTCTATTCTTTATTTTATTATCATTTAGAGCGTTTTTTCTTCTATCATTACCGCTTACACACACTTTGGCGTTTCGGCTGGTTATGCCTCTGGATATGGCTAATTAGCTTAGGCTATTTTTTTGATTTTATTAAAAAGAATAAAGAAACAAGTCAAAACCTCCCTCCAGTAAAGGCAATCATTGTATTAGGTAGTGGCGTTGAAAATGGTCAACCATCCAAAACTCTTGCAAAACGTTTAGATACAGCTGCCCCTATTGCTCTAAAACAGCTCCAAGCAAAAGTTGTTGTAACGGGAGGCCTTGATTTTTCAGAAAAGGAAAGCGAAGCATTAGTAATGTCGCGTTATCTAGAACAACATTATCATTTAGCAAAAGAACGAATGATACTTGGAGATAAAAGTACAAGTACTGAGCTTAATTTAAAAAATAGTAAACCACTATTAGCACAACACCACATTACCCTAGACCAACCCATAGCTATTGTGACAAGCGATTTTCACACTCCACGAGCAGCGGCTATTGCTAAAAAACAAGGTTATACGCAAGTTTATACAGTGGCGGCAGAAACACCATTAGCTACTCGCTACAACTCTTGGTTACGAGAATACTTTGCTTTTGCAAGTGGATGGTTTTTAAAAGAATATTAA